From Pseudomonadota bacterium:
TTGAGTTCGAGCGCAACCTCGTAATCTGCCAGCGCATGATCAAGATCACCTGCATTCAGCCAAGCATCTCCACGTTTATTCCAAGCTTCAGAAAAAGATGGTTCCGCCTTAATAACTGAGTCTAACAATTCAATGGCCTCTTTAGTATTTCCATTTTGCAACTCAAGTATCGCCTTCACAAACAGCCGCTTTGCGGACAAGTTATCCATACGAAGCCAAAGGCCGGTAATGGCCTGGTCAGCCATGCTGCGCACCGCTGAATCATCGTCTCTTAACATTCGCAGCATATGAGGTACATCTTCAATCATCCCTATATCAGCCAACCGGGCAAGGGAGCGGCGCCTTACAGAGGCATCAAAGTCTTTAAGTTGCTCAAGCACGTGCTCCCGATCAAACTTAGAGCCCCAGTCCTCTGCCAGGACTATTGGAGAAGAAAATAGAAACAACCCAATGATCAGTGAAGACCTAAACAAATGACTCATATCTGCGGTAACTCTTACGAATAAAAAGTATGATTAAGTATAAACAATAACTTATAAGTCAAACCACTGCATCTTAAAATTTATTAACTCTTTGAATTAGATGCTTTTTAGCAGGCATCTTTTTAGTATACTTAAAGGCAAGATTAATGTTCCACTTTCTAGGGCTGTTTCATGCAAAATAAAGTTCCCTTATTACTGATTCTTATTGGCTTATTTTTAATTCAACCGGCATCAGCTGCCTCCTATCCTCTCGGAACCATGACCTGCGATGATATTGGCAAATTTGCCTCTGAAGCGATGCGATGGAG
This genomic window contains:
- a CDS encoding tetratricopeptide repeat protein, producing the protein MSHLFRSSLIIGLFLFSSPIVLAEDWGSKFDREHVLEQLKDFDASVRRRSLARLADIGMIEDVPHMLRMLRDDDSAVRSMADQAITGLWLRMDNLSAKRLFVKAILELQNGNTKEAIELLDSVIKAEPSFSEAWNKRGDAWLNAGDLDHALADYEVALELNPYHYGVMQSCASIWMERSNARNAYNYLSQAMAINPNLDYLIPVIVDLEARLENDRI